TGACGGGCCGGCCGCCGACCGGCCTACAATTGCGGCTGAATCGTCAGCGCGCAGGAGACGGGGACTTCCGGACAGGCGCGCGGGTCCGGCGGATACGCCGGCTCGAGGCGCGCGCCGTGATCCGGCCTGCCAGTCAGCGCATCTCCCGCCGCTCTTTCGAGAGGAGTCTGCATGATCCGTCTCCATGTCGCAGTGTTCGGCCTCGCCACTCTGCTCGTCCTCGCCCCGGCCGCTCCGGTCCGGGCCCAGGACGTCACGCTCCCGCCGAGCGGCGACAATCAGAAGTGCACCGTCATCCAGCACATCGGGCCGGCGACCGTCACCGTCGACTATTCCAGCCCGGATGTCCATGCCCCCGACGGGGCGGACCGGAGGGGGAAGATCTGGGGCACCCTCGTGCACTACGGGTACGCCGAGGAGACCTTCGGCACCTGCGGCAAGAAGTGCCCCTGGCGCGGCGGCGCCAACGAGAACACCGTCATCCGCTTCTCCCACCCCGTGACGGTCGAGGGGAAACCGATCGCCGCGGGGACCTACGGCCTGCACTTCCTCGCGGGGGAGAGCGAGTGGACGGTGATCTTCTCCAGGAACTCCACCTCGTGGGGGAGCTATTTCTACGACGAGAGCGAGGATGCGCTGCGCGTGACGGTCAAGCCGGCGAAGGCCCCGTACCGCGAGTGGCTGACCTACGAGTTCATCGACCGGCAGCCGGACAAGACGGTGCTGGCCCTCGCCTGGGAAGATCTGCAGGTCCCGATCGCCATCGCCGTTCCCGACATCGCCGAGCTGTACTACCAGACGCTCAGGAACGAGCTGAAGGACTCGCCCGGGTTCGACTACCACGGCTGGCAGCAGGCCGCCGACTACCTCGTCCAGCAGAAGGTCCACCTCGACGTGGCGGAGCGGTGGGCGAAGACCGCCGTCGACGGCCCGTTCATCGGCGAGCAGAACTTCACCACCCTGCGCAGTCTCTCCGAGGCCCAGAAGGCCAACGGCAAGGCGGCCGAGGCGAAGGCGACGATGGAGAAGGCGCTGGCCCATCCGGCCGCCGGGCCGTTCGACATCTACCAGTACGCCCGGCCGATGATCGGCGAAGGGCGCGCCGAGGAGGCCCTCAAGGTCTTTCAGGCGGCCTCCAAGCGGATGCCGGGGAAGTGGCCGCTCGATCTCGGGATCGCCCGGGCCTACTCGGCGATGGGGGACTACAAGACGGCGCTGAAATACGCGCGCACGTCGCTCCCGCTCGCTCCCGATCAGGCGAACAAGGACAACGTGACGCGGATGATCGCCAGGCTGGAGAAGGGCGAGGACATGAACAAGCAGTAGGTCGCTGTTCGGACCGGGGGTCTCGCGGAGGCCCCCGGTCCGGCTGGAGTTCAATCCTGTAACCAGCCGACCACCGACCTGGCTTTGACCCGCCTGCCTTTCCGTTGCGACATAAAGGTCCGCCACCTATATTCCCGGCATGGGCCTTCACCCACAACATCGCAATGGGAGGGAACGATGAGCAGGTGCCGCGTCACCGCAGTGCTGAGCGGAAGGGTCGTGAGGGCTCTGATGATTCTTCTCTCCACGTCCCTGGCTTCTGCAGCCATCTCGTGGGCGGGTGTTGCCTTCGACATCAGCGTCGGGCTGCCTATCAGCGACGACGCGAAAGTCTTCCTGAACATCACGAACGAATACTATGCGCCGCCCCCGGAAGTGGCGACCGTTGTGGTCCGGCGCTGCCCCCACCCCGAGGATGATTATCCGACGATCCTCTTCCTGGCGCGCGCTTCGGGGAGACCACCAGCCGAAATCCTCAACCTCCGGCTCAGCGGCAACTCCTGGTCCGCCATCATGTACCGCGTGCACGTCGCCCCCTCTGTCCTCTTCGTCGGGATCGACCGCGACCCAGGCCCTCCCTACGGCCGCGCGTGGGGCTACTGGAGGAACCACCCCCGAGAACGATTCGTGGTCGAGGATCGCGACTTTGTCGAGCTCACCAAGTTACAGGTCGCCTCGAGGTACTACCGCGTCAGCCCTTATACGGTGGTGGCAGAGAGAAAGCGCGGTGTCACCGTTGAACGCTTCGCGGCGCATCGACACCGTGCGAATGGGCGTGCAGACCGAATGGAAGACCGCCGGGATCGGGCTGAATCGGGCGAAGATGCTGGGACCCGCAAGGAGGGCAAGGGGCCCAAGGGCCACGGCGGTAAGCCCGGCAAGCCTCATGGAAACCCTCACGACCACTGAGCAGATGTCTCGCAGGAGCATGGCGGAAGTCCAGCGACTCTCGCGGCGGCGATCGGACGAACATCCACCGGCACTGAAGCGGCAGATCCGACCGATTTGGACCGCCAATCGCCAGAGATGCGGCATCCAAGCGGCAGTCTACGCGAACGCTCTCGCTGCCGCTTCTGAGGCGACCAGATTCCCTCCCGAACCATGAGAGCCCTCGCTCATGGTGATCCGCCGAGTGATCGCAACCGGGTCACCGGCACATCGTCCACTTTCGTAACGGCAGCGCGCGGCGATTCGCAGCTGATTGCCTTCCGGCGAACGATTTTGCGGCACGAACCGGGGCCCCCATCGCCGGATCATTGACACGCAGGACGCCCCGGACAAGCGCTCTTGCCTCGCGCAGGCGCGGTTCCTACATTCTCTCTGTCGATCTGTCGCGGGACACCTGCCACTGGCCCGCTCCCGCGCTTCGACGGAAGGGAGGATCCAATGCGGTTCAATTCTCGGAGGTCTTCACGGTGGACCCACCACGCGGCGCGCGTCCGTGCCCTGGCCCTGCTCACGGCCGGTGCGATCGTCATCGCCGGTGGCGCCTCGACCGCCTGCATCTCGACCGACCGGTACTATCAGGTCGAGCAGGAGCGCGACGCCCTGTCGGCGCGCAACAACGAGCTCGCGGCCGAAAAGACCGCCCTCGAATCGAAGGTGGCGACCCTGCAGACGCAGGGACAGGAGCTCGACTCGAAGCTGCGCGAGCGCGAGGAAGAGGCCCGCAAGCTTCAAGAGACTTACGACGGCCTCAAGAAGAGCCTCGAGAAGGAGATGAAGGCGGGGCAGATCGAGGTCGAGCAGCTGCGCGATGGCCTGCGCGTCAACGTCGCCCAGGACATCCTGTTCGACTCCGGCTCCGCCGGGCTCGACAAGAACGGCACGTCGGTGCTGGGCAAGGTCGCGACTCAGCTCAAGAAATCGTCGCACCAGATCCTGGTGATCGGGCACACGGACAACAAGCCGATCGGCCCGGCGCTCGTCAAGCGGTACCCCACCAACTGGGAGCTGGCCGGGGCCCGCGCGGCGAGCGTCGTCCGGCTCTTCGCCGAGTCGGGGCTCTCGAGCAAGCGCATGCGCGCCGTCTCGGTGGCCGACACCCAGCCGGTCAAGTCCAACAAGACCGAGGAAGGACGGGCCAAGAACCGCCGTATCGAGATCCGCCTGCGCCCGATCGCACCCGACGAGCAGAGCTCGTAAACCGCCATCGACGGGGACTGGGCGAGAGCGGCCCACTCCCCCGTCGATGGAAGGGAGGATGCGATCATGGTTGATCACTCGATCTCCTGGCTGCGGACCCGGCGCGCGGCGCGCCTCCCCGTAACCCTCCCCGCGCTGGCCCTTATCGCGGCCGGAGCGCTCGCAGTGGCCGGCTGCGTCTCCAAGGCCCAGTACACCCAGGTCGAGCAGGAACGGGACCTCTGCGCGACGCGCTACGAGCAGCTCCGGAACCAAGTCGAAAGCGCCAGCCGCACCGGCGAGACGCTGGTGCAGGAGAAGACCGCGCTCGCGACCGAAAAGACCGTCCTCGAGGCGAAGGTGGCGACCCTGCAGACGCAGGGACAGGAGCTCGACTCGAAGCTGCGCGAGCGCGAGGAAGAGGCCCGCAAGCTTCAAGAGACTTACGACGGACTGGTCGCCGACCTCAAGAAGGAGCTGAAAGCCGGACAGGTCGAGGTCAAGCAGCTCCGCGACGGGCTGCGCGTCAACGTTGCCCAGGACATCCTGTTCGACTCCGGCTCCGCCGCGCTCGACAAGAACGGCACGTTGGTGCTGGGCAAGGTCGCGACCCAGCTCAAGAAATCGTCGCACCAGATCCTGGTGATCGGGCACACGGACAACAAGCCGATCGGCCCGGCGCTCGTCAAGCAGTACCCCACCAACTGGGAGCTGGCCGGAGCCCGCGCGGCGAGCGTCGTCCGGCTCTTCGCCGAGTCGGGGCTCTCGAGCAAGCGCATGCGCGCCGTCTCGGTGGCCGACACCCTGCCGGTCGCGCCCAACAAGACCGAGGAAGGACGGGCCAGGAACCGCCGCATCGAGATCCGCCTGCGCCCGGTCGCACCCGAGGGTTAGGGTCTCGCAGGGGCGCCGTCTCCGGCCAGCGCGGGTGATAGAATCCCCCCCTACATTTTTCGGGATGAGCCCCCGGGCCATGACGCACGAGACGATTCCCCACTACCGTATCCTGGAAAAGCTGGGCGGAGGAGGCATGGGTGTCGTCTACCGGGCGGAGGACACCAGGCTGGGCCGGGGCGTCGCCCTGAAGTTCCTCCGGAGCATCTGGCGCACGACCTCTCGGCCCTGGAACGCTTCCAGCGCGAGGCTCGCACCGCCTCCGCCCTGAACCACCCGCACATCTGCACCATCTACGAAATCGTGATGCTTCAGTATCGCTGCGGCCGACGAACACGATCGAGAACAGGGGACGTTCAAGGATAAAGATACGGTCTCGTGCTGACAGCCGGAGGGCCGAGATACTTGGCGCGCCCGTCGATGAAAACGGCCTCGATGAACAAATTGTGGATGCTGCGGTGTCGGGGCACGAGAAACGTGTAGCCGTACCCTATGCCATCATCACATCCCTGGCAGACGATCGGTGCCCCGTTGAGCTGGATGCGCTCGACCGTCGACCCTCGGAACAGCAGCCTCACCACGTTGAAGCCCTGAACCGCGATCTCGCAGTCCGTCGCCCACGAGAGAAGCGCTCCGTCACGGAACTCCAGACCGCCGAGGTCGATCGTGAAATTCCAGAACCCGTGCGGGCGCGGATCAAAAGGCGGAGCGAGGCACGATGGGTGCGTGTCTAGCCCCGGATCCGCGGGGGCGCCATCCGAGGAGGGCGCCTCACCCAGCGGGCCGATCACGTCGAAAGCGGGCGCCGCGCGCCCGAGAAGGACGTGCAGCGCTCCCCTCGTGGAGTACACCTCCAGGTCGTCCTGGAGATCGCCGTTCAGATCCGCCGTCTGCAGGCGCGCTGGATCGTGTGCAGTCGCCACCTGCACAGGGGCGGAAAGGGTCCCGTTCATCTCGCCATAGGCGACCCGGATTGCGCCAGTATCCACGGAGACGGTCACCCGGTCAGCCCGGCCATCGCCATCGAAATCGCCCGAGGCTTCGAGGGAGGGTGCCCCCTCCGTTCCCTGCCCCTCGTCGATCACGCGGCGCGAGCCCTCCGCCGCGCCCGGCGCGCCGTTCGCCAGAACGAGCGCGACCGCCAGGATAGCGCCGCCGGCCCCTCTGAGGTCGCGGCGAAGCTGATCGCGATTCATCGAGGCTGCCCTCCCCCACACGTCCGCTGATCCGAGATTCAGCTACATTTACCACACAGGACGCTCGAAATCAAGGAGTGAGGGGAGCCCCTGAAATCGTAAAACCAGATCTGTGCCCCAGACGACGACCTACGGGCTCGAATTCCTGGTTTGAATCCGCCGGTGGTCTCGCTCCGGAACGCGATAGGACCTCGATCACGCCCACTTCTGAAAGCCTGGCTACAAAGCCTGGTCCGGTCTTGTGACGGCCCCTGAGGCCGCGGCGCGGCGGCGCCGGACCAGGGGCACGAGCATCGGAACGCGAAGCCGGTAGTGCTCATAGGCCGGCCCGTGCTCGCGGATCAGGTCTCGCTCCTCGAACCGGATCGCCAGCAGGATGTAAGCAGTGGTGACGGTCGCGAACAGCAGGTGCGCAAGCGACATGGTCGGGGTCATCCAGAAGGCGAACAACCAGCCAAGGTACAGCGGGTGCCTCACCAGATGGTATGGTCCCGGGGTCGTGAGACGCATGCCGCTGTAAGGCTTGCCGAGCAAATACAGCCAGACCTGGCGCAGGCCGAACAGATCGAAGTGATTGATCAGGAAGGTCGACACCAACACCAGCCCCCAGCCGAAGCCGAACATCCCCCACAGGACGATACGTCCGATCGGATCCTCGACCGACCAGACCTCACCACCCATCGGCCGCCACTGCCAGAACAGCAGGATGAGGGCGAGGCTCGAGAAGAAAACGTAGGTCGCACGTTCGATCGGCTTCGGCACGATCCGAGTCCATCTCTCCTTGAACCACTTGCGGGCCATGACGCTGTGCTGCACCGCGAAGAGCGCCAGGAGACCCGCGTTGGTGGCGAGGGCGCTCAGGAGGGACCCACTCAGAGCGCCGTCCAGTGTCCTCGCGACCCCGAAGTTGCCGATAAAACCGATCGCGTACAGGAACGTGCCCAGGAAGATCAGGTAGCAGAGGCTGCCATAGGCGAAGAACAGGACTCGCGTCAACATGCTGCTCTCTCCTTATAGTCTGGTGGATGAAGGCCACCTGCGAAATCCGTATGCCGACGATGGCCTATGATGGCGCTCCCGACGACGCTCCGCCATGGGAGTTCTGTCCCGGTTTGAGTAGAATCAGGAGCAAGTACCCGGGACGAATGTCCCGGCCACGCGAGGGAAGTCACGGGCCGATGGAAAAGAGGATCCGTCAGAGCATCCGCTATCTGCGGACCCCGGATGGCGTCCGCCTCGCCTGGGCAGAGGCCGGGACCGGCCCCATCCTGGTCAAGGCTGCCAACTGGCTGACTCACCTCGAGTACGAATGCGAGAGCCCCGTCTGGCGACATTGGATCCGCTTCTTCAGCGACCATTTCCGCTTCGTGCGCTACGACGAGCGGGGGTCCGGGATGACCGATTGGGACGTAGGCGACGTCTCCTTCGAGCGCTGGCTCGAGGATCTCGAGGCCGTGGTGGCCGCGGCTCGCCCCAAGGAGCCGGTTGCCCTGCTTGGCATCTCGCAAGGTGCCGCGGTGTGTGTGGCGTATGCGGTACGTCATCCGGAGCATGTTTCGCGGCTG
This portion of the Candidatus Polarisedimenticolia bacterium genome encodes:
- a CDS encoding DUF2911 domain-containing protein, with protein sequence MIRLHVAVFGLATLLVLAPAAPVRAQDVTLPPSGDNQKCTVIQHIGPATVTVDYSSPDVHAPDGADRRGKIWGTLVHYGYAEETFGTCGKKCPWRGGANENTVIRFSHPVTVEGKPIAAGTYGLHFLAGESEWTVIFSRNSTSWGSYFYDESEDALRVTVKPAKAPYREWLTYEFIDRQPDKTVLALAWEDLQVPIAIAVPDIAELYYQTLRNELKDSPGFDYHGWQQAADYLVQQKVHLDVAERWAKTAVDGPFIGEQNFTTLRSLSEAQKANGKAAEAKATMEKALAHPAAGPFDIYQYARPMIGEGRAEEALKVFQAASKRMPGKWPLDLGIARAYSAMGDYKTALKYARTSLPLAPDQANKDNVTRMIARLEKGEDMNKQ
- a CDS encoding OmpA family protein yields the protein MRFNSRRSSRWTHHAARVRALALLTAGAIVIAGGASTACISTDRYYQVEQERDALSARNNELAAEKTALESKVATLQTQGQELDSKLREREEEARKLQETYDGLKKSLEKEMKAGQIEVEQLRDGLRVNVAQDILFDSGSAGLDKNGTSVLGKVATQLKKSSHQILVIGHTDNKPIGPALVKRYPTNWELAGARAASVVRLFAESGLSSKRMRAVSVADTQPVKSNKTEEGRAKNRRIEIRLRPIAPDEQSS
- a CDS encoding OmpA family protein — its product is MVDHSISWLRTRRAARLPVTLPALALIAAGALAVAGCVSKAQYTQVEQERDLCATRYEQLRNQVESASRTGETLVQEKTALATEKTVLEAKVATLQTQGQELDSKLREREEEARKLQETYDGLVADLKKELKAGQVEVKQLRDGLRVNVAQDILFDSGSAALDKNGTLVLGKVATQLKKSSHQILVIGHTDNKPIGPALVKQYPTNWELAGARAASVVRLFAESGLSSKRMRAVSVADTLPVAPNKTEEGRARNRRIEIRLRPVAPEG
- a CDS encoding VCBS repeat-containing protein — its product is MNRDQLRRDLRGAGGAILAVALVLANGAPGAAEGSRRVIDEGQGTEGAPSLEASGDFDGDGRADRVTVSVDTGAIRVAYGEMNGTLSAPVQVATAHDPARLQTADLNGDLQDDLEVYSTRGALHVLLGRAAPAFDVIGPLGEAPSSDGAPADPGLDTHPSCLAPPFDPRPHGFWNFTIDLGGLEFRDGALLSWATDCEIAVQGFNVVRLLFRGSTVERIQLNGAPIVCQGCDDGIGYGYTFLVPRHRSIHNLFIEAVFIDGRAKYLGPPAVSTRPYLYP
- a CDS encoding isoprenylcysteine carboxylmethyltransferase family protein, which encodes MLTRVLFFAYGSLCYLIFLGTFLYAIGFIGNFGVARTLDGALSGSLLSALATNAGLLALFAVQHSVMARKWFKERWTRIVPKPIERATYVFFSSLALILLFWQWRPMGGEVWSVEDPIGRIVLWGMFGFGWGLVLVSTFLINHFDLFGLRQVWLYLLGKPYSGMRLTTPGPYHLVRHPLYLGWLFAFWMTPTMSLAHLLFATVTTAYILLAIRFEERDLIREHGPAYEHYRLRVPMLVPLVRRRRAAASGAVTRPDQAL